The Glycine soja cultivar W05 chromosome 8, ASM419377v2, whole genome shotgun sequence genome has a window encoding:
- the LOC114422417 gene encoding probable sulfate transporter 3.4, with protein MGVNSYSNSRVEHLACNNNGSNNNMKIQAEIQMPPLEIHKVRLPPERTTLQKLRHRLSEIFFPDDPLHRFKNQTCLMKLLLALQYFFPIFQWAPHYNLSLLRSDIISGLTIASLAIPQGISYAKFANLPPILGLYSSFVPPLIYSLLGSSRHLGVGPVSIASLVMGSMLSETVSFSQDPILYLKLAFTATFFAGLFQSSLGILRLGFVIDFLSKATLVGFMAGAAIIVSLQQLKGLLGIVHFTNKMQITPVLISVFKQRDEWSWQNLLLGFSFLLFLLTTRHISLKKPKLFWVSAAAPLTSVILSTIFVFILRNTTHKIAIIGELPKGLNPPSSNMLYFNGPYLALAIKTGLVTGILSLTEGIAVGRTFAALKNYQVDGNKEMMAIGLMNIAGSCSSCYVTTGSFSRSAVNYNAGAQTAVSNIIMASAVLVTLLFLMPLFYYTPNVVLAAIIITAVVGLIDYQGAYKLWKVDKLDFLACLCSFFGVWFISVPLGLGIAVAISVFKILLHVSRPNTLVLGNIPGTPIFHSLNQYREALRIPSFVILAVESPIYFANSTYLQERILRWVREEEERVKANNESTLKCIILDMTAVTAIDTSGIDTLYELRKVLDKRSLQLVLANPVGNVMEKLHQSNILDSFGLKGVYLSVGEAVADISSSWKAQP; from the exons ATGGGTGTGAACTCTTACTCCAACAGTAGAGTTGAGCACCTAGCTTGCAACAACAATGGTAGTAACAATAACATGAAGATCCAAGCTGAGATACAAATGCCACCCTTGGAAATTCACAAGGTTCGGTTGCCACCAGAACGCACCACCTTGCAGAAACTCAGACACAGACTCTCTGAGATCTTCTTCCCAGATGATCCACTCCACAGGTTCAAGAACCAAACATGCCTCATGAAGCTCCTCCTTGCACTTCAATATTTCTTCCCCATTTTTCAATGGGCCCCTCACTACAACCTCTCCCTTCTCCGCTCCGACATCATCTCCGGTCTCACCATTGCTAGCCTCGCCATTCCTCAG GGAATCAGCTATGCTAAGTTTGCAAACTTGCCTCCTATTCTTGGATTAT ATTCCAGTTTTGTGCCTCCACTGATATATTCCCTGCTTGGAAGTTCTAGACATCTTGGTGTTGGTCCAGTTTCAATTGCATCTTTGGTCATGGGATCAATGTTAAGCGAGACGGTTTCCTTTAGTCAAGATCCAATTCTCTATCTTAAGTTGGCTTTCACTGCCACTTTTTTTGCCGGTTTGTTCCAATCTTCTCTGGGTATATTAAG GTTAGGCTTTGTAATTGATTTTCTCTCAAAGGCAACACTGGTGGGTTTTATGGCTGGTGCAGCGATTATTGTATCACTGCAACAGCTGAAAGGGTTGCTTGGAATAGTTCATTTCACCAACAAGATGCAAATAACACCTGTACTGATTTCTGTTTTCAAGCAAAGAGACGAG TGGTCATGGCAAAACCTTTTGTTGGGATTCAGTTTCCTACTATTCCTGTTAACAACAAGGCACATT AGCTTGAAGAAGCCAAAACTATTCTGGGTTTCAGCAGCTGCCCCATTGACATCAGTTATTCTGTCAAccatttttgtatttattctgAGAAATACGACACATAAAATTGCTATT ATTGGTGAATTGCCAAAGGGACTTAATCCCCCATCATCAAATATGTTATACTTCAATGGTCCTTATTTGGCTCTTGCTATCAAAACAGGACTTGTCACTGGGATCTTATCTCTCACT GAAGGAATTGCAGTAGGAAGAACATTTGCTGCACTTAAGAACTACCAGGTGGATGGAAACAAAGAAATGATGGCCATTGGTCTTATGAACATAGCTGGCTCTTGTTCTTCATGCTATGTCACAACAG GATCCTTTTCCCGATCAGCTGTTAACTACAATGCCGGGGCACAGACTGCAGTCTCAAATATAATCATGGCATCAGCAGTTCTTGTGACCCTTTTGTTTCTGATGCCACTGTTCTATTACACGCCAAATGTAGTATTAGCAGCCATTATCATCACTGCTGTTGTAGGGCTAATAGATTATCAAGGTGCATATAAGTTGTGGAAGGTTGACAAGCTTGATTTCTTGGCCTGCTTGTGCTCCTTTTTCGGTGTTTGGTTCATTTCAGTGCCTTTAGGCCTTGGAATAGCG GTGGCAATATCAGTCTTCAAGATCTTGCTTCATGTCTCTAGGCCAAACACACTGGTTTTGGGGAATATACCAGGGACGCCAATATTCCACAGCCTAAACCAATATAGAGAAGCTTTGAGGATTCCTTCATTTGTCATTTTGGCTGTTGAGTCTCCCATCTACTTTGCTAATTCAACGTACCTACAAGAAAG GATACTGAGATGGGTTAGAGAAGAGGAAGAGCGAGTAAAAGCAAATAATGAAAGTACATTGAAGTGCATAATTTTGGACATGACAG CTGTTACAGCCATAGACACAAGTGGAATCGATACTCTATATGAACTCAGAAAGGTACTGGACAAAAGATCACTTCAG CTTGTGTTGGCAAATCCTGTTGGAAATGTGATGGAAAAGTTGCATCAGTCAAATATTTTGGATTCCTTTGGGTTGAAAGGAGTCTATCTCTCAGTAGGAGAAGCTGTGGCTGACATTTCATCTTCCTGGAAAGCTCAGCCTTGA
- the LOC114422418 gene encoding protein MLN51 homolog, translated as MASAVVEENNNVEYDSDPEEAKRPLTMRRREASDDEEEAEAEGEEEVTHKRQDHKVEVPSDDVDDEGGVEDYDDDDVVVEEEEEEEEVEVEEEVYEKKGGASGGVEVDVEGSVDVVKEPGDDDVRPPLEDSVEDHSEEKKENEPFAVPTAGAFYMHDDRFRDNAVACQRQIHGGRSLWEAKDNRKWGHDKYEEITLHEKHYEERRPSKGNYRSRGKSRGTYHGGHVRGNRTGYNDSSNQNQVPKRVVRGRGPQKYERTNKSNAASSQVQNKHSGRTSTHAAKAESGPVPAKNQAVASNLNSASLPFYPSGSSNKDNNLAQRREVQTGGSSRNISPVVVDEGFPVQQNNAQLRGKNVVDSISMAKLYIDESIPPPSVGKPGYSAVSASQSPHLRASGTGRGVSIPVQTNYQRAHSLNKVSPSQFQAIQTSSAPGWNSTSVQATAPQLGNRPGSGSQSSSPPRTSTPVNSHDSGEMDSASESGKAKGASVGKGRGGSQGAGRGSFVYGGAQVMGTTGNVAVSHGDPNFPAFLPVMQFGGQHPGGMGVPAVGMAFPGYVGQPQLGLGKSEMTWLPVLAGPAGALGATYPFLPVDGASSRQSGQASAMSTSSKEHNDKANNELKPPQRSELASDEFGQRQNKPRRYSEMNFGQ; from the exons atGGCTAGCGCGGTTGTTGAAGAAAACAACAATGTTGAGTACGATAGTGACCCGGAAGAGGCAAAGAGACCGTTAACAATGCGGAGGCGTGAAGCCAGCGATGACGAAGAAGAAGCCGAAgccgaaggagaagaagaagtcactcatAAGAGGCAAGATCATAAGGTAGAGGTTCCCTCTGATGATGTAGATGACGAAGGAGGTGTTGAAGactatgatgatgatgatgttgttgttgaagaagaagaagaggaggaggaagtgGAAGTTGAAGAAGAGGTGTACGAGAAAAAGGGTGGTGCAAGTGGTGGGGTTGAGGTTGATGTTGAAGGTTCAGTGGATGTGGTTAAGGAACCTGGTGATGATGATGTCAGACCCCCTTTAGAAGATTCTGTTGAGGACCATTCGGAGGAGAAAAAGGAGAACGAACCATTTGCGGTGCCCACAGCTGGAGCTTTTTACATGCACGATGACCGTTTTAGGGATAATGCTGTTGCCTGCCAAAG GCAGATACATGGGGGAAGGAGTCTGTGGGAGGCCAAAGACAACAGGAAATGGGGACATGATAAATATGAGGAAATTACTTTGCACGAAAAGCATTATGAAGAG AGGAGGCCTTCTAAGGGTAATTATCGCAGCCGAGGTAAAAGTCGAGGCACTTATCACGGAGGACATGTTCGAGGAAACAGGACAGGATATAATGACAGTAGCAATCAAAATCAGGTGCCTAAGAGGGTTGTGAGAGGGAGAGGCCCCCAAAAGTATGAACGTACCAATAAAAGCAATGCGGCATCTTCCCAAGTGCAAAATAAACA ttcgGGGAGGACTTCCACACATGCTGCCAAGGCAGAATCTGGCCCTGTGCCTGCTAAAAATCAAGCGGTTGCTTCAAATTTGAACTCAGCATCCCTGCCATTTTACCCTTCAGGCTCTTCAAACAAAGATAATAATTTGGCACAAAGAAGGGAGGTGCAAACAGGTGGCAGTAGCAGGAACATTAGTCCTGTTGTTGTGGATGAGGGTTTTCCAGTTCAACAAAACAATGCACAGCTTCGGGGAAAGAATGTTGTTGATTCCATTAGCATGGCAAAGTTGTATATTGATGAATCCATCCCTCCTCCATCTGTTGGAAAGCCTGGATATTCTGCAGTCAGTGCTTCTCAATCTCCTCATCTCAGGGCTTCTGGGACTGGGAGGGGTGTATCAATCCCAGTACAGACAAATTATCAGCGTGCTCACTCACTGAATAAAGTTTCTCCATCTCAATTCCAGGCTATTCAGACAAGTTCTGCACCAGGGTGGAATTCAACTTCTGTGCAAGCTACTGCCCCACAGTTGGGCAATAGGCCTGGCAGTGGGTCTCAATCATCATCTCCCCCCAGAACATCCACGCCAGTGAATTCACATGATTCTGGAGAAATGGATTCAGCATCAGAATCAGGTAAAGCCAAAGGTGCTTCGGTTGGGAAGGGAAGGGGAGGTTCCCAAGGTGCAGGAAGGGGCTCTTTCGTTTATGGTGGGGCACAGGTAATGGGCACCACTGGAAATGTGGCTGTTAGTCATGGAGATCCAAACTTCCCAGCCTTCTTGCCAG TCATGCAATTTGGGGGCCAGCATCCTGGTGGTATGGGAGTTCCTGCTGTTGGCATGGCATTCCCTGGATACGTTGGTCAGCCTCAACTTGGTTTGGGAAAGTCTGAAATGACATG GCTACCAGTGTTGGCTGGTCCTGCAGGAGCTTTAGGGGCTACATACCCATTCCTTCCTGTTGATGGTGCAAGCAGTCGACAATCTGGACAGGCCTCTGCAATGAGTACTTCAAG CAAGGAACATAATGATAAAGCTaataatgaattgaagccacCTCAGAGATCTG AGCTTGCAAGTGATGAGTTTGGACAGCGGCAGAATAAACCCCGAAG ATATTCAGAGATGAATTTTGGTCAGTGA
- the LOC114422420 gene encoding protein TIC 20, chloroplastic-like — MIQNGCIVSQGCAPLNSRSRNHVIPSTSVFRCASRMPPKVAVSNIRSFWGHNLEFQSLLPRGMTLSNTFTASSLRVSEGQNFLFRVLPLLPRLRKSNMVPRASKDVPTSFRYPPMTKKPQWWWRSLACLPYLMPLHETWMYAETAYNLHPFLECFEFYTYPFLMAIGSLPSWFLMAYFFVAYLGIVRRKEWPHFFRFHVVMGMLLEIALQVIGTVSRWMPLSLYWGKLGMHFWTAVSFGYLFTVLESIRCALVGMYADIPFICDAAYIQIPYD; from the exons ATGATTCAAAATGGTTGCATTGTATCCCAAGGGTGTGCCCCTCTGAATTCTAGGTCACGCAACCATGTCATACCTAGTACCTCTGTCTTTCGTTGCGCTTCTCGAATGCCTCCCAAGGTTGCCGTCTCTAACATCCGGAGCTTTTGGGGACATAATTTGGAATTTCAATCCTTGTTGCCAAGAG GAATGACATTGTCAAACACGTTCACTGCATCAAGCCTACGTGTAAGTGAGGGTCAAAATTTTCTCTTTCGTGTTCTCCCTCTGTTACCCCGTTTGCGCAAGTCTAATATGGTCCCTCGGGCATCAAAGGATGTCCCAACTAGCTTTCGTTATCCTCCAATGACCAAGAAACCGCAATGGTGGTGGAGATCATTAGCATGCCTCCCGTACCTCATGCCTCTCCATGAGACATGGATGTATGCTGAGACGGCATACAATCTTCACCCGTTTTTGGAATGCTTTGAATTCTATACGTACCCTTTTCTTATGGCAATTGGGAGCCTGCCTAGCTGGTTTCTTATGGCATACTTCTTTGTTGCATATCTTGGAATCGTGAGGAGAAAAGAGTGGCCTCATTTCTTCAGATTTCATGTTGTGATGGGAATGTTATTGGAGATTGCCCTGCAGGTTATAGGGACTGTGAGCCGTTGGATGCCACTATCACTCTACTGGGGTAAACTGGGAATGCATTTCTGGACTGCCGTATCATTTGGTTATCTCTTTACTGTCTTGGAGAGCATAAGGTGCGCTCTTGTTGGTATGTATGCTGACATTCCTTTCATCTGTGATGCAGCATATATCCAAATTCCATATGATTAA
- the LOC114422416 gene encoding coatomer subunit beta'-2-like isoform X2, with the protein MPLRLEIKRKLAQRSERVKSVDLHPTEPWILASLYSGTVCIWNYQSQTMAKSFEVTELPVRSAKFIARKQWVVAGADDMFIRVYNYNTMDKVKVFEAHTDYIRCVAVHPTLPYVLSSSDDMLIKLWDWEKGWICTQIFEGHSHYVMQVTFNPKDTNTFASASLDRTIKIWNLGSPDPNFTLDAHQKGVNCVDYFTGGDKPYLITGSDDHTAKVWDYQTKSCVQTLEGHTHNVSAVCFHPELPIIITGSEDGTVRIWHSTTYRLENTLNYSLERVWAIGYLKGSRRVAIGYDEGTIMVKLGREEPVASMDNSGKIIWAKHNEIQTVNIRSVGADVEIADGERLPLAVKELGTCDLYPQSLRHNPNGRFVVVCGDGEYIIYTALAWRNRSFGSALEFVWSSDGEYAVRESTSKVKIFSKNFQEKKSIRPTFSAERIFGGTVLAMCSNDFICFYDWVECRLIRRIDVNVKNLYWADSGDLVTIASDTSFYILKYNRDVVASYLDSGSPVDEQGVEDAFELLHEMNERVRTGIWVGDCFIYNNSSWRLNYCVGGEVTTMFHLDRPMYLLGYLASQSKVYLMDKEFNVMGYTLLLSLIEYKTLVMRGDLERANEILPSIPKEHHNSVARFLESRGMIEDALEVATDPDYRFDLAIQLGRLEVAKGIATEVHSESKWKQLGELAMSTGKLEMAEECLKQAMDLSGLLLLYSSLGDAEGISKLATLAKEQGKNNVAFLCLFMLGKLEDCLQLLVESNRIPEAALMARSYLPSKVSEIVAIWRKDLSKVNPKAAESLADPEEYPNLFDDWQVALAVESKATETRGIYSPASEYVKQADKSHITLVEAFRNMQIEEGDQPLENGDSNHELTEQNGEGSQEEAVVVDADSTDGAVLVNGNEADEE; encoded by the exons ATG CCTCTCAGACTCGAAATCAAG CGAAAGCTTGCCCAAAGATCAGAGAGAGTAAAGTCTGTGGATCTACATCCAACAGAACCATG GATTCTAGCAAGTTTGTACTCTGGAACTGTCTGTATCTGGAACTACCAATCTCAG accATGGCCAAGTCTTTTGAGGTTACTGAGTTACCAG TTAGGTCAGCCAAGTTTATTGCACGCAAACAGTGGGTTGTTGCAGGGGCAGATGATATGTTTATTCGTGTATATAATTACAACACAATGGATAAAGTTAAAGTATTTGAGGCACATACAGATTACATTAGGTGTGTGGCAGTTCATCCTACCCTTCCATATGTGTTGTCATCATCTGATGATATGCTCATAAAGCTTTGGGATTGGGAAAAGGGCTGGATCTGTACCCAGATATTTGAGGGACATTCTCATTATGTCATGCAAGTGACATTTAATCCTAAAGACACAAACACCTTTGCCAGTGCATCTCTTGATCGCACCATAAAG ATTTGGAATCTTGGCTCTCCTGACCCCAATTTTACGTTGGATGCCCATCAAAAAGGAGTGAATTGTGTTGATTACTTTACAGGTGGTGACAAACCTTACCTGATAACTGGTTCTGATGATCACACTGCCAag GTATGGGACTATCAAACCAAAAGTTGTGTCCAGACTCTAGAAGGTCACACACACAATGTATCTGCTGTTTGCTTTCATCCTGAACTACCTATAATCATTACTGGCTCTGAGGATGGCACAGTGCGCATTTGGCATTCAACAACTTATAG GCTTGAGAACACATTGAACTATAGTCTTGAAAGAGTTTGGGCTATTGGATACCTGAAGGGTTCACGTCG GGTCGCGATAGGCTATGATGAAGGTACTATTATGGTCAAACTTGGCCGAGAAGAACCTGTAGCCAGCATGGATAACAGTGGGAAAATAATTTGGGCTAAGCATAATGAAATTCAAACTGTCAATATAAGGAGTGTAGGAGCAGATGTGGAG ATTGCTGATGGAGAAAGGTTACCATTGGCTGTTAAGGAGTTGGGCACCTGTGATCTCTATCCTCAA AGTCTAAGGCACAATCCAAATGGGAGGTTCGTTGTTGTTTGTGGAGATGGGGAATATATTATATACACTGCTTTGGCATGGAGAAATAGATCATTTGGTTCAGCACTGGAATTTGTTTGGTCTTCAGATGGGGAGTATGCTGTAAGAGAAAGTACATCGAAGGTTAAAATTTTCAGCAAAAATTTCCAG GAAAAGAAGAGTATCCGACCAACTTTTTCAGCTGAGCGAATATTTGGCGGCACTGTATTGGCAATGTGCTCAAATGATTTCATCTGCTTTTACGATTGGGTTGAGTGTAGGTTGATTCGTCGTATTGATGTTAATGTTAAA AACCTGTACTGGGCTGATAGCGGTGATTTAGTGACGATTGCTAGTGATACATCATTCTATATCCTTAAGTACAAT CGTGATGTTGTTGCATCATATTTAGATAGTGGAAGCCCTGTAGATGAGCAAGGTGTTGAAGATGCCTTTGAGCTCCTTCATGAAATGAATGAACGTGTCAGGACAGGGATCTGGGTTGGGGATTGTTTTATCTACAACAATTCTTCTTGGAGGCTTAACTATTGTGTTGGTGGTGAG GTTACTACAATGTTTCATTTGGACCGTCCTATGTACTTGTTGGGATATCTTGCCAGCCAAAGTAAGGTCTATTTGATGGACAAAGAATTCAA TGTTATGGGATACACGCTACTTTTAAGTTTGATTGAATACAAGACACTTGTCATGCGTGGTGATTTGGAAAGGGCCAATGAAATTCTACCATCAATTCCTAAAGAGCATCATAACAG TGTGGCTCGTTTCCTGGAATCACGAGGGATGATAGAGGATGCTCTTGAAGTAGCTACCGACCCTGACTATAGGTTTGATCTAGCCATACAGCTTGGAAGATTAGAGGTTGCTAAG GGTATTGCCACTGAAGTGCATAGTGAGTCCAAATGGAAGCAATTGGGAGAATTAGCCATGTCTACTGGAAAG ttagAAATGGCCGAAGAGTGTTTAAAACAAGCAATGGATTTGAGTGGGTTATTGCTGCTATATTCTTCTTTAGGAGATGCTGAAGGAATATCAAAACTTGCAACTCTTGCTAAAGAGCAAGGGAAGAATAATGTTGCATTCCTTTGCTTATTCATGTTGGGTAAACTTGAGGACTGCCTTCAACTTTTGGTAGAAAG CAATCGGATTCCAGAGGCTGCTTTAATGGCTCGATCCTATCTCCCAAGCAAGGTCTCAGAGATAGTGGCAATTTGGAGAAAAGATCTCAGTAAg GTTAATCCAAAAGCCGCCGAATCATTGGCTGATCCTGAGGAGTATCCTAATTTGTTTGATGATTGGCAAGTTGCACTTGCTGTTGAATCTAAAGCTACAGAAACAAG AGGCATTTACTCTCCTGCATCTGAGTATGTGAAACAGGCTGATAAATCACATATCACCCTTGTTGAAGCTTTCAGAAACATGCAGATAGAAGAAGGGGATCAGCCTCTTGAGAACGGGGACTCTAACCATGAG TTGACT GAacaaaatggagaaggaagccAAGAGGAGGCAGTTGTAGTGGATGCCGATTCTACTGATGGTGCAGTGCTCGTCAATGGTAACGAGGCCGATGAAGAGTAG
- the LOC114422416 gene encoding coatomer subunit beta'-2-like isoform X1, translating into MPLRLEIKRKLAQRSERVKSVDLHPTEPWILASLYSGTVCIWNYQSQTMAKSFEVTELPVRSAKFIARKQWVVAGADDMFIRVYNYNTMDKVKVFEAHTDYIRCVAVHPTLPYVLSSSDDMLIKLWDWEKGWICTQIFEGHSHYVMQVTFNPKDTNTFASASLDRTIKIWNLGSPDPNFTLDAHQKGVNCVDYFTGGDKPYLITGSDDHTAKVWDYQTKSCVQTLEGHTHNVSAVCFHPELPIIITGSEDGTVRIWHSTTYRLENTLNYSLERVWAIGYLKGSRRVAIGYDEGTIMVKLGREEPVASMDNSGKIIWAKHNEIQTVNIRSVGADVEIADGERLPLAVKELGTCDLYPQSLRHNPNGRFVVVCGDGEYIIYTALAWRNRSFGSALEFVWSSDGEYAVRESTSKVKIFSKNFQEKKSIRPTFSAERIFGGTVLAMCSNDFICFYDWVECRLIRRIDVNVKNLYWADSGDLVTIASDTSFYILKYNRDVVASYLDSGSPVDEQGVEDAFELLHEMNERVRTGIWVGDCFIYNNSSWRLNYCVGGEVTTMFHLDRPMYLLGYLASQSKVYLMDKEFNVMGYTLLLSLIEYKTLVMRGDLERANEILPSIPKEHHNSVARFLESRGMIEDALEVATDPDYRFDLAIQLGRLEVAKGIATEVHSESKWKQLGELAMSTGKLEMAEECLKQAMDLSGLLLLYSSLGDAEGISKLATLAKEQGKNNVAFLCLFMLGKLEDCLQLLVESNRIPEAALMARSYLPSKVSEIVAIWRKDLSKVNPKAAESLADPEEYPNLFDDWQVALAVESKATETRGIYSPASEYVKQADKSHITLVEAFRNMQIEEGDQPLENGDSNHELTEQNGEEHYTEEQNGEGSQEEAVVVDADSTDGAVLVNGNEADEE; encoded by the exons ATG CCTCTCAGACTCGAAATCAAG CGAAAGCTTGCCCAAAGATCAGAGAGAGTAAAGTCTGTGGATCTACATCCAACAGAACCATG GATTCTAGCAAGTTTGTACTCTGGAACTGTCTGTATCTGGAACTACCAATCTCAG accATGGCCAAGTCTTTTGAGGTTACTGAGTTACCAG TTAGGTCAGCCAAGTTTATTGCACGCAAACAGTGGGTTGTTGCAGGGGCAGATGATATGTTTATTCGTGTATATAATTACAACACAATGGATAAAGTTAAAGTATTTGAGGCACATACAGATTACATTAGGTGTGTGGCAGTTCATCCTACCCTTCCATATGTGTTGTCATCATCTGATGATATGCTCATAAAGCTTTGGGATTGGGAAAAGGGCTGGATCTGTACCCAGATATTTGAGGGACATTCTCATTATGTCATGCAAGTGACATTTAATCCTAAAGACACAAACACCTTTGCCAGTGCATCTCTTGATCGCACCATAAAG ATTTGGAATCTTGGCTCTCCTGACCCCAATTTTACGTTGGATGCCCATCAAAAAGGAGTGAATTGTGTTGATTACTTTACAGGTGGTGACAAACCTTACCTGATAACTGGTTCTGATGATCACACTGCCAag GTATGGGACTATCAAACCAAAAGTTGTGTCCAGACTCTAGAAGGTCACACACACAATGTATCTGCTGTTTGCTTTCATCCTGAACTACCTATAATCATTACTGGCTCTGAGGATGGCACAGTGCGCATTTGGCATTCAACAACTTATAG GCTTGAGAACACATTGAACTATAGTCTTGAAAGAGTTTGGGCTATTGGATACCTGAAGGGTTCACGTCG GGTCGCGATAGGCTATGATGAAGGTACTATTATGGTCAAACTTGGCCGAGAAGAACCTGTAGCCAGCATGGATAACAGTGGGAAAATAATTTGGGCTAAGCATAATGAAATTCAAACTGTCAATATAAGGAGTGTAGGAGCAGATGTGGAG ATTGCTGATGGAGAAAGGTTACCATTGGCTGTTAAGGAGTTGGGCACCTGTGATCTCTATCCTCAA AGTCTAAGGCACAATCCAAATGGGAGGTTCGTTGTTGTTTGTGGAGATGGGGAATATATTATATACACTGCTTTGGCATGGAGAAATAGATCATTTGGTTCAGCACTGGAATTTGTTTGGTCTTCAGATGGGGAGTATGCTGTAAGAGAAAGTACATCGAAGGTTAAAATTTTCAGCAAAAATTTCCAG GAAAAGAAGAGTATCCGACCAACTTTTTCAGCTGAGCGAATATTTGGCGGCACTGTATTGGCAATGTGCTCAAATGATTTCATCTGCTTTTACGATTGGGTTGAGTGTAGGTTGATTCGTCGTATTGATGTTAATGTTAAA AACCTGTACTGGGCTGATAGCGGTGATTTAGTGACGATTGCTAGTGATACATCATTCTATATCCTTAAGTACAAT CGTGATGTTGTTGCATCATATTTAGATAGTGGAAGCCCTGTAGATGAGCAAGGTGTTGAAGATGCCTTTGAGCTCCTTCATGAAATGAATGAACGTGTCAGGACAGGGATCTGGGTTGGGGATTGTTTTATCTACAACAATTCTTCTTGGAGGCTTAACTATTGTGTTGGTGGTGAG GTTACTACAATGTTTCATTTGGACCGTCCTATGTACTTGTTGGGATATCTTGCCAGCCAAAGTAAGGTCTATTTGATGGACAAAGAATTCAA TGTTATGGGATACACGCTACTTTTAAGTTTGATTGAATACAAGACACTTGTCATGCGTGGTGATTTGGAAAGGGCCAATGAAATTCTACCATCAATTCCTAAAGAGCATCATAACAG TGTGGCTCGTTTCCTGGAATCACGAGGGATGATAGAGGATGCTCTTGAAGTAGCTACCGACCCTGACTATAGGTTTGATCTAGCCATACAGCTTGGAAGATTAGAGGTTGCTAAG GGTATTGCCACTGAAGTGCATAGTGAGTCCAAATGGAAGCAATTGGGAGAATTAGCCATGTCTACTGGAAAG ttagAAATGGCCGAAGAGTGTTTAAAACAAGCAATGGATTTGAGTGGGTTATTGCTGCTATATTCTTCTTTAGGAGATGCTGAAGGAATATCAAAACTTGCAACTCTTGCTAAAGAGCAAGGGAAGAATAATGTTGCATTCCTTTGCTTATTCATGTTGGGTAAACTTGAGGACTGCCTTCAACTTTTGGTAGAAAG CAATCGGATTCCAGAGGCTGCTTTAATGGCTCGATCCTATCTCCCAAGCAAGGTCTCAGAGATAGTGGCAATTTGGAGAAAAGATCTCAGTAAg GTTAATCCAAAAGCCGCCGAATCATTGGCTGATCCTGAGGAGTATCCTAATTTGTTTGATGATTGGCAAGTTGCACTTGCTGTTGAATCTAAAGCTACAGAAACAAG AGGCATTTACTCTCCTGCATCTGAGTATGTGAAACAGGCTGATAAATCACATATCACCCTTGTTGAAGCTTTCAGAAACATGCAGATAGAAGAAGGGGATCAGCCTCTTGAGAACGGGGACTCTAACCATGAG TTGACTGAACAAAATGGAGAAGAGCACTATACAGAGGAacaaaatggagaaggaagccAAGAGGAGGCAGTTGTAGTGGATGCCGATTCTACTGATGGTGCAGTGCTCGTCAATGGTAACGAGGCCGATGAAGAGTAG